In a genomic window of Amblyomma americanum isolate KBUSLIRL-KWMA chromosome 4, ASM5285725v1, whole genome shotgun sequence:
- the LOC144128327 gene encoding serine hydrolase-like protein, producing MERRRSLKSKDLLIPVSYGYLHAKDWGPADGIPVLAIHDWLDNCASFDTLVPLLDPSYRVVALDLVGHGASSNLPRGYQYSHQQFVQDMEWVLDYLGWSSCAVLAHGVGATMALYYAGLRPDVCTGVVSLSMSDTVNTHPGHMLPTLVQYIEASGNPECQKAGEDVVETVVRDLVDVTGGSLDEDSARVLLRAEDDAGQTLPLAVLSRCLKVYTLSDTKKNSLTIQNTMTLYRGPLLMVSPKDWCDENEEGMLRICEDFFKTSCDPFVKVEVDGTHHVHLNNPALLSGHVNDFLRKSSEVSSVVCDSSLHRNCVDTALLLTDFVL from the coding sequence ATGGAAAGAAGAAGGTCTCTCAAGTCCAAGGACCTGCTGATACCGGTGTCCTACGGCTACCTGCACGCCAAGGACTGGGGTCCCGCGGACGGTATCCCGGTGCTTGCCATTCACGACTGGCTCGACAACTGCGCCTCGTTCGACACCCTAGTGCCGCTATTGGACCCCTCCTACCGAGTGGTCGCTCTCGACTTGGTCGGCCACGGAGCGTCATCAAACCTGCCAAGGGGATACCAGTACAGCCACCAGCAGTTCGTCCAAGACATGGAATGGGTGTTGGACTACCTCGGCTGGAGCTCCTGCGCCGTCCTGGCGCACGGCGTCGGAGCAACCATGGCCCTCTACTACGCCGGACTTCGGCCGGACGTCTGCACGGGCGTCGTGTCGCTGAGCATGTCGGACACCGTAAACACGCACCCGGGTCACATGCTGCCGACGCTCGTGCAGTACATCGAGGCGTCCGGAAACCCCGAATGCCAGAAGGCCGGCGAGGATGTCGTTGAGACCGTGGTTCGGGACCTTGTGGACGTCACGGGCGGTTCCCTGGACGAAGACTCGGCGCGTGTTTTGCTCCGTGCCGAGGACGACGCTGGCCAGACCCTGCCGCTCGCCGTGCTGTCCAGGTGCCTCAAGGTGTACACCCTGTCCGACACGAAAAAGAACTCCCTGACCATCCAGAACACAATGACCCTCTACCGCGGTCCTCTGCTAATGGTCTCCCCGAAAGACTGGTGCGATGAGAATGAAGAGGGCATGCTCCGTATCTGCGAGGACTTCTTCAAGACTTCGTGCGACCCCTTCGTTAAGGTGGAGGTCGACGGTACGCACCATGTGCACCTCAACAACCCTGCGCTGCTGTCTGGTCACGTGAACGACTTTCTCCGAAAGTCGAGTGAAGTGTCCTCCGTGGTCTGCGACAGCTCTCTGCACAGGAACTGCGTGGATACCGCCCTTCTGCTCACGGACTTTGTGCTATAA